A single genomic interval of Sceloporus undulatus isolate JIND9_A2432 ecotype Alabama chromosome 2, SceUnd_v1.1, whole genome shotgun sequence harbors:
- the LPCAT3 gene encoding lysophospholipid acyltransferase 5 isoform X1 produces MEEGGGIGMEGTVASSSSSSLRLSLSLAAVAESLGSSEQALRLILSIFLGYPFALFQRHFLFQKELYLIHLCNILMGLSLACFNFGTMFCHSLICVLTQFLILRLMGRTITAVATTFCFQMAYLMAGYYYTATESYDIKWTMPHCVLTLKLIGLVIDYYDGRKEVETLTPEQQKYAVRGVPTLLEVAGFSYFYGAFMVGPQFSMTQYQKLVRGELTDVPGQRPNSFVPALKRMMLGLFFMVVYTVVAPYLSEEYLVSDDYLEQPFWFRCVYILMWGKLMLYKYVTCWLVTEGVCILTGLGYNGKDEKGKPMWNACANMKVWLFETTPYFTGTIASFNTNTNDWVARYIYKRLKFLGNKLLSQGISLLFLAVWHGLHCGYLVCFQMEFLIVIVERQLISLVRDSPALTTLTSIIILRPVFYVLQQAIHWMFMGYSLVPFCLFSWEKWIKVYKSIYFLGHLLFFTLLFILPYLRKILVPRKEKLKKAE; encoded by the exons ATGGAGGAAGGCGGTGGTATCGGGATGGAGGGGACGGTGGCCTCCTCGTCGTCTTCTTCGCTCCGGCTAAGCCTGAGCCTGGCGGCGGTGGCGGAGTCGCTGGGCTCCTCGGAGCAGGCGCTGCGGCTCATCCTCTCCATCTTCCTGG GATACCCTTTTGCCTTGTTCCAGCGTCATTTCCTTTTCCAGAAAGAGCTCTACCTCATTCACCTGTGCAACATATTAATGGGACTCTCACTTGCCTGTTTCAACTTTG GGACAATGTTCTGCCACTCGCTCATATGTGTCTTAACTCAGTTTCTCATACTGAGGCTCATGGGTCGCACAATCACTGCCGTTGCCACGACCTTCTGTTTCCAAATG GCATATCTGATGGCCGGCTATTACTATACTGCCACAGAGAGTTATGACATCAAGTGGACTATGCCACACTGTGTCCTGACTCTCAAGCTGATTG GTCTGGTCATTGATTACTATGATGGTAGGAAAGAAGTG gaGACCCTCACTCCTGAACAACAGAAATATGCTGTTCGGGGTGTTCCTACTTTACTAGAGGTTGCTGGCTTTTCCTATTTCTATGGTGCCTTCATGGTGGGGCCTCAGTTTTCGATGACACAGTATCAGAAGTTAGTCAGAGGAGAGTTGACAGATGTTCCAGGTCAGAGACCCAACAG CTTTGTGCCTGCTCTTAAGCGCATGATGCTGGGCCTCTTCTTCATGGTAGTCTACACTGTAGTGGCCCCATACCTCTCTGAGGAGTACCTGGTCTCTGATGATTATCTG GAACAGCCCTTCTGGTTTCGCTGTGTTTATATATTGATGTGGGGCAAGCTGATGCTCTACAAGTATGTTACCTGCTGGCTTGTCACG GAAGGAGTATGCATCCTAACTGGACTTGGATACAATGGAAAGGATGAAAAGGGGAAGCCTATGTGGAACGCTTGTGCTAACATGAAAGTCTGGTTATTTGAGACAACTCCTTATTTTACAGGAACCATTGCCTCTTTCAACACCAACACCAATGACTGGGTGGCCCG CTACATCTACAAACGACTGAAATTCCTGGGAAACAAGTTACTTTCACAAGGCATCTCCTTGCTTTTCCTGGCTGTCTGGCATGGGCTGCACTGTGGTTACTTAGTGTGCTTCCAAATGGAGTTCCTTATCGTCATTGTTGAGAGACAG CTCATTAGCTTAGTACGAGACAGTCCAGCACTGACCACCTTGACCTCCATCATTATCTTGCGACCTGTCTTCTATGTGCTTCAGCAGGCTATCCACTGGATGTTTATGGGATATTCTCTTGTGCCATTTTGCCTCTTCAGTTGGGAAAAGTGGATCAAG GTATACAAGTCTATTTATTTCCTAGGGCATCTCTTATTCTTCACATTGCTGTTCATACTGCCTTACCTCCGAAAAATACTAGTGCCACGAAAAGAAAAGTTAAAGAAAGCTGAGTAA
- the LPCAT3 gene encoding lysophospholipid acyltransferase 5 isoform X2, whose translation MGLSLACFNFGTMFCHSLICVLTQFLILRLMGRTITAVATTFCFQMAYLMAGYYYTATESYDIKWTMPHCVLTLKLIGLVIDYYDGRKEVETLTPEQQKYAVRGVPTLLEVAGFSYFYGAFMVGPQFSMTQYQKLVRGELTDVPGQRPNSFVPALKRMMLGLFFMVVYTVVAPYLSEEYLVSDDYLEQPFWFRCVYILMWGKLMLYKYVTCWLVTEGVCILTGLGYNGKDEKGKPMWNACANMKVWLFETTPYFTGTIASFNTNTNDWVARYIYKRLKFLGNKLLSQGISLLFLAVWHGLHCGYLVCFQMEFLIVIVERQLISLVRDSPALTTLTSIIILRPVFYVLQQAIHWMFMGYSLVPFCLFSWEKWIKVYKSIYFLGHLLFFTLLFILPYLRKILVPRKEKLKKAE comes from the exons ATGGGACTCTCACTTGCCTGTTTCAACTTTG GGACAATGTTCTGCCACTCGCTCATATGTGTCTTAACTCAGTTTCTCATACTGAGGCTCATGGGTCGCACAATCACTGCCGTTGCCACGACCTTCTGTTTCCAAATG GCATATCTGATGGCCGGCTATTACTATACTGCCACAGAGAGTTATGACATCAAGTGGACTATGCCACACTGTGTCCTGACTCTCAAGCTGATTG GTCTGGTCATTGATTACTATGATGGTAGGAAAGAAGTG gaGACCCTCACTCCTGAACAACAGAAATATGCTGTTCGGGGTGTTCCTACTTTACTAGAGGTTGCTGGCTTTTCCTATTTCTATGGTGCCTTCATGGTGGGGCCTCAGTTTTCGATGACACAGTATCAGAAGTTAGTCAGAGGAGAGTTGACAGATGTTCCAGGTCAGAGACCCAACAG CTTTGTGCCTGCTCTTAAGCGCATGATGCTGGGCCTCTTCTTCATGGTAGTCTACACTGTAGTGGCCCCATACCTCTCTGAGGAGTACCTGGTCTCTGATGATTATCTG GAACAGCCCTTCTGGTTTCGCTGTGTTTATATATTGATGTGGGGCAAGCTGATGCTCTACAAGTATGTTACCTGCTGGCTTGTCACG GAAGGAGTATGCATCCTAACTGGACTTGGATACAATGGAAAGGATGAAAAGGGGAAGCCTATGTGGAACGCTTGTGCTAACATGAAAGTCTGGTTATTTGAGACAACTCCTTATTTTACAGGAACCATTGCCTCTTTCAACACCAACACCAATGACTGGGTGGCCCG CTACATCTACAAACGACTGAAATTCCTGGGAAACAAGTTACTTTCACAAGGCATCTCCTTGCTTTTCCTGGCTGTCTGGCATGGGCTGCACTGTGGTTACTTAGTGTGCTTCCAAATGGAGTTCCTTATCGTCATTGTTGAGAGACAG CTCATTAGCTTAGTACGAGACAGTCCAGCACTGACCACCTTGACCTCCATCATTATCTTGCGACCTGTCTTCTATGTGCTTCAGCAGGCTATCCACTGGATGTTTATGGGATATTCTCTTGTGCCATTTTGCCTCTTCAGTTGGGAAAAGTGGATCAAG GTATACAAGTCTATTTATTTCCTAGGGCATCTCTTATTCTTCACATTGCTGTTCATACTGCCTTACCTCCGAAAAATACTAGTGCCACGAAAAGAAAAGTTAAAGAAAGCTGAGTAA